In the genome of Megachile rotundata isolate GNS110a chromosome 16, iyMegRotu1, whole genome shotgun sequence, the window ATATTTCTTAAGTTGAATGGATTGTAATAACAAATTACTAACCATTTTCTAAGGTTGACAGAAAATCTTCATTCCAACGTAGTTCAGCCATAAATTCTTCATTCTGAAGAAACATAGCAATTCTTTCATCTTCTAACATAGAATTATCTTGTAAATATGATGAATCCAAGCTATCTTCTGGAACTTGTTGAGAAAGTCTAAGGAATGTATCTGGTAATGGTCCTAACATAGCAGGTTGCCATTTACGTATactttttattgatatatttgaaTCTATTGGTGGCAATTTTGAGGTACTCGGTGACTTTTCACTTTGTTCTAATTCGCttctaattttttcattttcattgtcGGTACTCATAGTTAGTAACTGATCAATTGTCGTATCAACAGCTCCTTGATTAGATCTTAATACAGCCTAAAACATTTGTTTCAACATCAACATATATTGAATTGAATGATATTACATGTCATGCAGAATATATAGTTTAtacaaaatgttttatatatttatattatataacacaaaattttcattcaatAATTTTACCTCGATCACATCATCATCCATTTGTggaaacatatttttaaaatcagcCATTGCTTGATAAAATTCTAAAGTAgtttgctgttgctgttgctgctgttgttgctgttgctgctgctgctgctgctgttgctgctgttgttgttgttgctccATGGCAGAAGCCATTGTgtaactattatagaattattaatGTGTCTCAAACACTGAGTGagctataattataaaatacttaaaatgtTATTGCAAACTTTACAGCTTTATGTTATTTAATCTTACCTTATCGAATCAGTAACTTTCAAGTATTTTAAAAACGTGAATAAGACTGTCATCCATGACCAACGATGTcggtttttaattattgtattaatttcattttagttattttatataaataaattacatcttATATCATGTTtcttttaattgaattatttacgaTACATTCGTgcacattactaaaatttttaatcaaacaaTACCAAACCGTTCCCCACAGAGGAAGACTGTTAACTGTCAAATGCTGTCAAACTTTGTTGAGGCTTTTCTCGTTTTCAGAAAACGAACTCATTATATACCTTAGGGTGTGTTTAGAATAAGCGAGCGTACGCTTATTCTTCTTCACAGGCGTATCAATTCAACGTGTTTTAATTCAATGTGATTCAATTTGACGTATTTCAATTTGACCTAATTCAACTTCATGTATTTCAATTTGATGTAAATTAATTCATTGTAATTGAACTCTACATGATTCAATTTAGTGTAATTGAATTCGGTAAATTGCGTGGCACGCACTCTGGCTTTTATCTTCGTTGAAATTATTAGAGCTAATGATGATACACTGTGAATTAAATGTTTTGTTAATGAAATATTGTTATTtagaatttgtttatttatatagaatagaataactttgtaaataatttattatggaACAGGAgaattaattctattaaaatagttatgaaataatattgattaaatacaaaaataggcATAGATGTGGTTGTACATGtttataatagaataaaatggattattcttttaatatcaactgtttaatgaaatattttctttgttGTACACCAATCAATACAATGAATTTGCTTGTATGTAagttttatatcaaatttttaaataatattgtaaatagctCCATACGATTATATGTTAATTTCAGATTTGTGAACAAAATATTGATTATCTTCTTAATCTTGAAAGACAGCAAGAAATTGTGGAAAATACAGTAaacagtaatttaattaaaaaatatcctaTAAAGCCATCTTATCAAAAAGCATTTTTAAAGTGGCTCATGAATAAGGTATAAAaagttaatttgtaaaattatttgtgtTATTAGTACCGCCTTTTACATTATTAACactactttgaaatttagattgAAGAAAAAGGTGGTGTTATTCATGACAGCATTTATGTTACATATTGCAATTTGATATCTTCATCACCTGATGAATCTAGTCACTATCGTCATTTTATAGTAGATGATGAAAAATTAGATTGCATTACTGTATTTGAAAGTACTAATATTATATCAGAAGGGACTACAGGATTATGTAGTTGGCAGGTATATTTGATACAGTTATTATATGTAATTGTCAATATAATGTGATTTATCATAGTGCTATTACCAATAATTTATAGGGTGCCATTGACTTAGCTAACTGGTGCattgaaaacaaaaatgaaCTTTCTGGAAAAATCATTTTAGAACTTGGTTGTGGAGTTGGATTTACAGGATTATGcactattaaaaaatgttttccaaagcaatatatttttacagattGTCATAAAAAAATCTTTGAAATGCTTTTAGAAAATATTAAGCTTAACTTATTACCTGGTGAAAAAATAATGCAGTCAAAAATTGATAGATTAAAATTGGAAGcaaaatataattgtacaaatattaaaGTAATGGAATTAAAATGGGAAGATATTGACAAATATATTAATGAAGAGTGGGTTATGCCAGATATAATAATGGGAGCTGATATTTTATATGACATAGACTCATTTCATGCATTACTAGTGggattaaaaatgtttttatctCGTAATAATACATATGCTATTATTGCAGCAACAATTCGTAACATGGACACTTTTTCACAATTTCTTCATCAACTAggtattttcttaaatttattaaaaatcatattttttaattaatatgtgataactattattttcttttttctcatACAGAGTTTCATAAACTTTCTTTTGAAGAATGCAGCATATCAAAGAGAACAGTACACATGCAATTCACAAGTTTACCtattaagatattaaaaatttgtcaggaaagatgataataattttctattaatgTAATTGTCATTAGCAAGAATAATCACgtgcaaaaaatgtaaaatttctatttttacaaGCTCTaagataatatattacatatttatgctattcataattttatttcaatttttatatttataaatataacactattgtatatatatttaacaaatatttttttataaaaaattgtatcataTTATTGGTAAGCGTGTTTTGTTATTATCTTTTCTTTGCAAAAGGATGAGCCAGTTAAGAGAcaactttattttattacattttatttattcttgagCGCAcgtagatttttatattctttgatTTTGTGTAAGTTATTGTGCTGTATTATAAAACATGTACCCTCTAAAAAAGTCATATCCCTAACAAGTATAATTTATAGTTACAAAAGCCATTTACAAATGATGCAACATGCAATTGTTAAAGTATTAACTTATTTGCACTTTGAACGTATATATTCGTTTATTTTGGACAGTCTCTGTATTGTATAGCAATTTTTAAGCAAAGCTGGTGATTCTAAGAATAATTTTTGtagtattaaatttgtatatacttGATGGATTTCCTTTAGACTTTTGTGCATGAAATTGTACACATTATTCTAATAATGCAAAGTAATATTAAAGTGCCCAAAAGAGTTTTTTACGAATCATAAGaaataatcatatttttaaatttcttaataatgcATATGTCTTGTTTGCATCAAACATATATGTACAACTTCGACGGctagtaaaatgaaaaataatcagtgaaacaattaatataaaagatatacactatattttcttattttatattagttcataaatattcaatttgaataaagattagattttttaattaaacgtcAATTGCTTTGGTCAAGCCTCGATGGTTTCAGTTGTAGCCTCTGAATTATGTATTCTGGCATGCAATATGTTGGATTAATCTTTTTCAGAGGATAGTCAGTATTTAAGAGGGACAGTGCAGTTAAACCAAAGAGAGTGTGAAAAGGATCAGCAACATCTCCTGGACGATCACTAAACCCTCCTGATTCTGTATCCTGACATGCCAGTACAAATTTTACCTGCAAAAAATTTGTTCAGATGTTTTGGTTGATGCAAATCTACAttcatttgtattttaaatatgtCTGAAAATTGAATGCATAACAAGATTATACAAATATCATTGTTTAAAAATGCATACCAACTGATCTTTATTAACCCAATGAAGTCGTCCAAGAATGGTGAGTGCAGAAAGCACCCACCAAGAATAACATACATCAGGTAATTTTTCTGGTCTGCCATTTAATCCTCCAGATGGTAGCTGTCTTTCACAAAGCCACCAGCTTAATTGATCTGCATCTACTAAATGAAGATTACCtagaaacattaatttattttgtaacatttataaATACTGTATAACAATAAATACTCTATATTGTACAAAATgatagttttataaaaattaccaGTTATTGACAGAAGTCCTATGGAACAGTAAATCATACCAGCATGACTTTCAGCCCCAGGTTTTGATCCAAAACCACCATCAAAATTCATACACTTCATTACAAATTCAACTGCTTTATCCACATTTATTGCATCCAATCGATGCTAAAATAGAAtcacattttattttgttacctATGTTTGTATTTATGCAATATTAACTTACTAGAAGAGATAAAGTTGCCACAGCACAAAAAGAAAATCTCATATCAACTTCTCCCCAAATATCGCCAGTGAAACTTCCATCTGATTGTTGTCTttcttttacatattttacaactttttctACATCAATGATATCCAGAGCATCATAGATACAAAGTATTTGTATTGCACTTAAAGTATATAGAATGTGTGGATCATGTTGTAAGCTTGCAGCTATACCTCCACTTTCTGTTTGACACTGAGCTATAAATTCGAGCACCTCATTTCGATTAGTTTGTTCCAACTTTCCCATAAGATCTAATGCAGTTAGACCCCAGTACATGCCGGACATTCTCATATGTTCTGTCATACaatatatctaaaattttttaattttgctataTTTATCTTTACTTTTCATAATGTTAAAATGTCATGTATTATACTTACATATTCATCCTTATCAGTGCCATAGGAAAGTAGGAAATTTGCATGTTTTTCCAATAGCAAGTCAGGAATCGAAGTTGGAACTTCAATATCATGTTTTGACATTGGCTgataaaaagtaaatttttaaagaataattattaacCTCTGCTaagttttttatatcatattattttttttgctTACcatgttataaaaatgtttaagaaaCAGTAAAACGGTTactaaattttactaaaatacaTTCATTtagacaaaattacaaaactatttGCGTGTACTATCCTTCTGATAGAAAATTTACACAGCATACACCCCATCATATGCCTTAACCTCCAAATCGTATCGCACAAAGTTGTCATTTCTTCTCTCAAAGATTAAAAGGCGCGAGTATTTGAAAGGAGAAGAAAGTATAAGAAGACTGCAAGCCAAAAACAATTTTTCGCGCAATTAAAACTTAAATGTTTGTTCTATcttttctttaatatatttgtttattcCCAAATATTTGTTACTTAGTTTTGGTATTAaaagttttatataaatttggacctttacataaaattaaatatttttgaatataatcAGAAGagacttaaattaaaattggaaGTATAAAACTTTCTTTATAGTTACAATAGttgatatacatttttaataacaataaaaataaattgtttatgtagaaaaatgttatttattaacattttcgatatttttttttctttccacgACTGTTATATTCAGGAACTCGAACGTTTACTGGAACAGAATATAATAACGAATCTAATGCTTTATTaggatttgttatatttattttaaactattgatataaatttgttacagttaaaaattcttagtttttctcacctaaattaatatttaactggATATAGATTTCTCTTCTTCTGTGTCAGAATTCGTGCTTCTGGCATCTTCGTCATTTTGTTCTTCTTGATCATCTTGATTCTCTTGATCCTCTTGATCTTCTTGATCTTCTCGATTCGACATTTCTTCCCAATTTTCATCAGATTCGCTTTCTAAATCCTCATCTTCGACTCCATCATCTTCGTCTGATGTATCTATTTATATACGTTCattttagaaacaaattatATGTGgtgtattaataacaattttgaagACAAACCTGAatcttgataaattaaacaattttcagtAATATCCTTATCATGTTCCTCCATTGTTTGAGCAATTTGGCCAGTAACAAGAGAAACACGTCCCTTAAGTTTTGAAAGCTCTGTTAAAAGAGCTAATTTGGCatctattaaatttaaaattggtcCAAATAATTCCACAAGGTCTGCTTGTGACAAAAAATGACTTGCATGTACCATTAGCAATGCCTCTAACCATCGTACTGCAATTTTGCTCctgtaattaaaaagaaaattgtaataaacgaagtatcatttatattttctaatattgCATTTTAAATGCTTACAAACTATGATTCTTACGTGTAAGTTTTACCCTGAAGTAGGATAGTCAGTTCTTTAAGTAGTGGACCAATTGCCtgaattggtaatttagtaatggtATTCCTAATAATAGACTCATTCTTGGTgagaaaaatattgtttaatatagTTTTGTCTTTACTATTTAAGCCTTGTAACAGAAGCTGTGCTCGATTGCTACCTGTGGTTGTAATTTTTCCAGTAGGGCTACTCTCAGTGCCTAGGCTCAAATTTTCTAGTCTGTCTTTTAATAGTAATTGTGATCCAGAACCACTTTTAGTCCTTTTTGTTGTGGCTTCAACTACATGcattaaatataaatcaattgaaagaaatgaaaatagcattaattaaaaagaaatattaaatgataCATACCAGGTGCAAGGTACTCCACATTGTCTTCTATTACTGTAGACTTTACTTTAGTAATTTCTTCCTTCCTATCTTTACTTCTTTTACTATCTGAGCGTACTAAACATTGTACTTTGTTAGAAAAATCTGGAGTAACCTTTTCAAATATAGGAGTGATATACGTTCCATATGCCAGTAGCAGTTTCTGATCTTCCATCAATTTTGCATCTAAGATGGAAATTTGTTGAATACTGTCTTTTTGACTAATATCAGAAGCAACTGCAATATTTAAACTAGGCTTCAAAGGTTTCGTTCGACCATTTGGCTGGTATTGAAACAAGTGTGCTTGTCCAGACCTAGTTACTACCAATACAATAACTTGTGAATTTTCAGAGATATTTACAGATACACTTATAGCATCATCTTGTAGAGCTAAACTTGCTACAGCAGCTTTATCACTTCTTTGCTGGAAATATTTAAATGGTTGATGAGTATAatcatttattacatttatcattaCTGTGTCACCATATATTAAAGTAGATatatcttttcaaatttcttaatttttgacacttaataaatattaataaacacaTGTGAAAAATATCTTACTTCATCCAAAGCCCAAACACTAAGACAACCATCACCATAAGCTCCACTAATAACATAATTGTGTCCAAGTGGCATCTTAACAGCACAAAGACACGTAACTTGATTAGCATGACCTGTGAATGTCCTGATCAGCTGTTTAGTATTCAAATCCCACCATTTAACAACCCTCTCCCCCGACAATAAACTTTTTCCATCTTCTGTGACTATTAATGATGTGGTTTTTCCTTTCCCTGACTTCCATTTACATTTTACCCCATTTTCTTGAAGATTCCAATGAATAATATGATGGTCATCTGCTGCAGTAAATAAACCAACATTCTCAGACCAAGTTACTGCAGTAACTGTACTAGCATGACCATCTAACTGAGATGAAACTGAAGATGTTGTTGTATCATAAAGTGTGACTTTTCCATTTGTTGAACCCATTGCAACAACACCCTTCTGAATGGGTTCTTCTGTAACTGATTTCCTCCTGCGTTTTTTCCATGGTGAAGgctgaaaaattatgaaaaatatttataagacaattttaacacaaattatatcatttcataatttaacttcttatatacaattaaaatgaaaaaaatttactaatatacaagaaatataacctcaaataaaatttgattaaacttACACACTTTCTAAACAACTATTatcttgaaaagttaaacggaagaacattaaaaataaattgaatcctTAAAGTAAtcttctaaatgttcaaatataaaaattatttctatttgaaatttttacagaattCAAAATCCCGGGAAAtataaccttgaaatttttattacaaaaataataaaaaagtacataattaaagacatgaaaattttctttatattaaaaCTGATGTTCACTTTAATGcaacatattaaatatatttatgctATCATAAAGCGGAAGatttatttaagcataaaataaaAGAGCACATGGCTCACCGATGTATTTGTTGACCGGGAATTAACATAAAGCCACGCCAAAACGCAACACGGAGAAGAAAGATGAAAGTTTGAAACATATTCTTGCTTTAAACGACCAGTTCCTGTGTcccaaacttttaattttccatCATTTCCACAATAAGCAAAATATTTTCCATCAGGAGAAAAAGCGTAATTAGCGATAGTCGCCATTTTTTAACTATCGGTACTTCGAAATGAAGTAAGCTACAAAAATCTTTTCGTCCGCCAGCAGACGACTTCAGTCCATTGACATGTTTTTGAAACTACTaaataatttgatttttataagTAATGTACTACTtatgtataatacaataaaagCTATTGGTGATTATGGATGAAAAGATTCCACTGTGCCGAATATGTGCCGAGATCTGTTGAATATTTTCCAGTTTCTCTAACTGAAGATGCGGCGGTTgtaattattaacctaacttaacttagCCTAATGTGAGTGGATTTTATACAGCCTAATCTTAAACTgacttaattataataattatgtataaacAACTCTGTACTATTATACTGTTTTTGATAGGACAATGggtttaaatatttaaggaGAGCAGGAAGTAAAGAAGATTTGAGAAGATGTATGagtgagtaataatataaatcatattGGGAGATAGAGAAAGtagcatttattataaaattatgatatcATAGAAGTAAATGCGCAAGATATAAATGATAGAGAAAAGTATTTAGAAAGTCATATTCATATCGAATTCGTCCTTGTGATAAATGAGAATGTTTTTGAACATCATATTGGGTGCATTGTATGTGAAGTCATAAAGAGGCTTGTCTAGAGGGAAACCAAATGGTCTATTGTCGAATTTGTAATTGCCAAATATTCTGGAGCTATACTGAGTCTCTGAAGACACTGGGCTGACATATAAGAAGAATTGGAATGGCATTCCTTCCTTTTTACCCTTTGGTAATAACAGTCTGTCTGGGAATCCATAGACTCTTTCATTATAACTGAATGATTCACCTCCATCAATAGACTTCAGAAGTTTCTTATAGAACATTTCACTTGATTCTTGATCAGGCATTAAGAAGAAGCAGTCTTGACTGTTGCGTACAACTTTGTTCAAACCGGCATTCACTGTTGACAATTTATaaagattatattaaatataattacatgaAATAATATAGTTCAATTACAAATAATGTATTAACAAGTAACAGAACAAATACTTACAATCAACCATCCAGTTATCAATTTCATAGAAATATTTGAGACTGTCTGGAACTTCCATTATTTTGTGGTGTGCATCATATTTTGGTCCAAGGAAAAGTCTCAGTGCAGCCTTCATTGGTTTCTCAGAATTAATTGTAATGTGGAAATTAAATGGTTTATGATTCAGACGATACTGTCTAATCTTGATTAATAATGATTCAGCTTCTCTTTGATCTTTCACTAATAAACCATTGCTGATAGATGTGTCAAATTGATCAAAGTATGTAATTAACTTGTCAACAGCAAAAGATTCAATCTTCAGCTCTGGGTAAACAATTTCCTCTCTGGCATATGGTTTTTGATGCATCTTGTATCTGTAAGTacatattaaatactattaaaatGTTGTTCTATATAGAAAGTAAAACTAATATAAAAGTAATTACCTGTAATAGTAACGGTATATTCTCTTGTAAAGTCTATAGAATGCAGGATCCCTCATGGAACTGCTGAATGTTTCCAAGGCACTAGGAAGAATTTGATAGGGACTTGCTGGTTCTAAGTTATAACCAAGGATCTTCCTGGCCAATAGATCAATGCTACCATAGAAGTCACGGTTGTAGGAGTCTGCATTACCCTcaatcaagtttccaagtatgTTCAAACCATCTTCATTTTTGTAAATGTCATACCACTTGCTGTCATTACGTAGTATATAACCAGAATCAATTGCTGCAGTTATTCTTGATTCCATATCCATGATAtcctttaataaataaaattacattagaATCAGCACTAAATGTCAGGTATACCTGTTTTTATTATACACTTACTTggatatatttgtatttatagcTGGGGAAGTTGTTCCATTCTGGTCTCTGGGGATATGGCAATCCATTGTGGTATGTCATAGTTGGATAGTAACCAGCAAAGAATGGCTTCTGCCAATCGAAGTCTTCGATCTTCGGCATATCATTGGAAAGTCTTTCAAGATAATATCTGTTCAATAGCTGTTTGTGTCCATAAAGGTATTCTTCTCCTCGATAACGTAAGAAATCAAATTCATCTGACTTCAGCCAGAATGGGCATTCTTGACGGAAGAAGAAGTAGTATGCATTGAGACCAATGTCCTCAGTAAAGTAGTTCAATTTGTTCTCAAAGTTGTATTCACGGTTAAGATACCAGCCAGAATAGTTGGCAGGGATTATGTATGTTTCATATGGCCCACTCTTTTGTGCGTCTGAAATCAAATAAGGTAAATCCTAAAAACGTCTAGCACGCGATATCGTGATCCATTTAGTTAccaaatttgaatttctaacCCAGTGATCTACATTGATACAAGAGTAATTTCAAATCATGAATAATTTTATCTACCCCTTGTTCACTCTTATCCTCGTTTTCTTgtatacacaaatatttttaacctCATAATTACTTCGATATTGTGCTTCAATAAAGTCTATTTAAAAGTCTCtcggttaaaaataaacattattttaagAAAAGCGATTAATTAAAGAAAGACGTTATCGGTTAAAGCCATTAAGTATAGGAAGTAATAAGTTTACCTAATTTGCCATAAACTTTTGCATAGTGAGCTTTTTCTAGAGCCTCGGAATTGAAGAACGCATAGGGATAAATCTCGTACGGCGGTGGCAGCTGAATGTACATGGTGTCCGGTCTTCTAAACACCGCGTTGTAAAGGGCGAAGAAGAACTGACCCTCGTTGACGTAAATCCTTGCCCACAACGCAGTGTTATAGAAAGTGTCAAAATCGTTCGCGTAATAGAAGAGTCTGAATAGCGCGTCCATCTCCTTCAGCATCTTAGGATAGTAAACCGAAAACAGTTCACCCCGTGGAAGCATTCCATTCTTGTACATGTACAGGAACTCTTTCACGACGTCCTGAAAAGTGATCATGAATATTTTTCGATTAATAAGTTTATCGATTAATAAGTTTCGATCGCTGTTAAATTACCGACCACGTTCTTGTACGAGTTGATGTTGCTCTCGATGTTCCATGCTTGTCCTTCATTGTACAGCTGCACGTTCACCACGTTCGGTTGAGGGATGTGATAAAGCAGGTTGTAGATCTTCTTTTGCTTCACCAGGAAGTCCTTGTCAGCCGTTCTCGAGGTATAATATTCGGCGCTGACTAAACTGCAGGTCAGCAACCCTAACACCCAGATCCGTGTCAGCATCTTTTCCCAAAGTTCAAAACTCTAGCGTCCCAAAGCGTGGATGCTGAGCTCGCGGCCACTTTTATACCCTGTAATCCCCTCCATTTTATTCAATCTTTCGCTGTCAACAAGTATTAGGTATTCGATAATTTGGCGTGGGTCTTTTACcatcattttatttatagaaattgCAGATCTTAGGTAGTctgaatatttgcaattttgattTATTAGATCGGTTTTGATCGAGGcaattttgatttatttcttaATGTGCAATATTTCAGGTTCTgtgctaataatttaaatatcggTATTGAGACATTTGTGATTTTTTTTAGTTTGTGTTTTTGATAAAATGAGGcgtatattttcaaacttgggACCCTGTAtctctcaatttttatattcccaggttcttatatttctagatgtctacaaatctacatttttataatcttaGGTCCCTGTATCCTTGCATCATTAAGTCTTTATATCCCTAGACACAGTTCTAGATAGTTCTGGATGTCCTTAGATATCCtgagatataaaatatttccaattatttctaaatatcaTTCCGAATATTAAAAAGGATGGTTTTTAAAGAATACCCAAAGCTATTACAATTGTAAAAAGTGCGTAAATCGGCTAATAATTGTATTCGTTATCGCTCGTGTAATTAAAGTTCGATCGAAGATATCGGCTTATTGTGTTCAAAAAAATGACTCTGTTTATCACTACTTTCACTTGTTTAaacgtagaaaattaaaaacacgTAAATAAGACGAGATATCAGGCCTGGACTCGTAATCTGTGTGACACTTTGACATCGAGATGAGCGAATTAAGATTTCCGATTTCGCTAATAACGCAATGCgtgcaattaaattaatttatataaatctttCTCGAGGGAAGCGTTACGAACATTTTGTCGAAAATggcgatttttggaattttaaatttttattcgagAGAGTATTTTTATTTCGAAGATTATCAATGAAAACACTGGAAAATTTTAACAGAGTTTCAATACAGAAACTCGAATCTTCAAAGGTAacaggttgaaatgcattttgTATCACACTTGCTGTATCTAGATTAAGTGTTTGTATACGTTGTTTAATCGCATTTCATTACTCTTCGAAAATATTTAAACGTATAAAAACGCGTTATCAGTGATATTTCGTATCGCATGAAACACTTGCTCTCGGGATCATAGTTTTCTTATCCTTCTTAGTTCATATTTTGTCAATAATTCATGAAGATACTATTGTCTGGATAATGATTATCTGTGATTTATGCCGGAAATGAAAGCGCCTTGTCTGAACAGCTGCTGTTTTGCCAGCTAGGAGGTTTACTGATCGTCTCGCATAGACAACCAAATCTTGTTCATTTAATTTCCTATTGTCATTGACTTAGAATGGAATTAAACATATGCATTAAATTACATATCAAATGAACTGCGAAAGACTTTCATAATTCgtaattatcaagtttttaaagtttaagtaaattttaagcttctctgtatttttaaatcttcagctttctaaacttgtgaatttgt includes:
- the LOC100875757 gene encoding protein-lysine N-methyltransferase EEF2KMT, giving the protein MDYSFNINCLMKYFLCCTPINTMNLLICEQNIDYLLNLERQQEIVENTVNSNLIKKYPIKPSYQKAFLKWLMNKIEEKGGVIHDSIYVTYCNLISSSPDESSHYRHFIVDDEKLDCITVFESTNIISEGTTGLCSWQGAIDLANWCIENKNELSGKIILELGCGVGFTGLCTIKKCFPKQYIFTDCHKKIFEMLLENIKLNLLPGEKIMQSKIDRLKLEAKYNCTNIKVMELKWEDIDKYINEEWVMPDIIMGADILYDIDSFHALLVGLKMFLSRNNTYAIIAATIRNMDTFSQFLHQLEFHKLSFEECSISKRTVHMQFTSLPIKILKICQER
- the LOC100875871 gene encoding CUE domain-containing protein 1 isoform X1, with translation MTVLFTFLKYLKVTDSISYTMASAMEQQQQQQQQQQQQQQQQQQQQQQQQTTLEFYQAMADFKNMFPQMDDDVIEAVLRSNQGAVDTTIDQLLTMSTDNENEKIRSELEQSEKSPSTSKLPPIDSNISIKSIRKWQPAMLGPLPDTFLRLSQQVPEDSLDSSYLQDNSMLEDERIAMFLQNEEFMAELRWNEDFLSTLENDTKIQGTNLEKCSGQVGHDDEDLFKERLKNMGKVSRRKFAQLTKVFTRSKKRGGRQLLPPTASCDDLLDPEESSRSQP
- the betaggt-II gene encoding geranylgeranyl transferase type-2 subunit beta, with the translated sequence MPMSKHDIEVPTSIPDLLLEKHANFLLSYGTDKDEYIYCMTEHMRMSGMYWGLTALDLMGKLEQTNRNEVLEFIAQCQTESGGIAASLQHDPHILYTLSAIQILCIYDALDIIDVEKVVKYVKERQQSDGSFTGDIWGEVDMRFSFCAVATLSLLHRLDAINVDKAVEFVMKCMNFDGGFGSKPGAESHAGMIYCSIGLLSITGNLHLVDADQLSWWLCERQLPSGGLNGRPEKLPDVCYSWWVLSALTILGRLHWVNKDQLVKFVLACQDTESGGFSDRPGDVADPFHTLFGLTALSLLNTDYPLKKINPTYCMPEYIIQRLQLKPSRLDQSN
- the LOC100875871 gene encoding CUE domain-containing protein 1 isoform X2 encodes the protein MASAMEQQQQQQQQQQQQQQQQQQQQQQQQTTLEFYQAMADFKNMFPQMDDDVIEAVLRSNQGAVDTTIDQLLTMSTDNENEKIRSELEQSEKSPSTSKLPPIDSNISIKSIRKWQPAMLGPLPDTFLRLSQQVPEDSLDSSYLQDNSMLEDERIAMFLQNEEFMAELRWNEDFLSTLENDTKIQGTNLEKCSGQVGHDDEDLFKERLKNMGKVSRRKFAQLTKVFTRSKKRGGRQLLPPTASCDDLLDPEESSRSQP